TGGCCCCAacacatcaaatttaaatgaatttgaaattcaaaaaataagaaaacatctccaaattgaaaatgcttttgcaCACATGCTATACATACCAAATGTGGTTATTGTACAAAATTTCacaagatttggacaaagttttgaaatcCAAATGTCAAATGGAGTTCATTTTTTCAACATCTCTCTGAAACACCTCAGGGGCTTGTGGTGGTTTGTGCATGAAGTACATTGTAAAATTTAGATAatgatctgattttttttatgtgatgaatgtatcaataaatattgACACTTGCAAAAAATCATAATTTTCTGACAactatttcatattattaacatttttttacttttgagTTAAATGTAAATCACGGTAATGAAGTACAATACATTTAATTTTCATTGAAACCAATGTGTTTAAGTTGTATTAGGTTACAATGGGTCCAAATAACCTTTCTTAAATTAATTTGTTGTGGTAAATGTATCAAAAAAAAGTGATTTTTCATTTACTCCCTAAAATTGCTGAAAATCAAAAATATGTAGTAAATATAGTAAATTTGTTCCAGAAATTCTTTGAGCAGAACAAGTAACGCAGAAGGTGACAACATAAATTTTTTCATATGTTCTAACCTATATTTACTATGGGTTTGCATCTTGAAAACTAAAATGTGCATAAATGtttatcagtggcgggctggacagtgaccgacactgatagccAGCAACACTGTCGGTCTGGCGGGGCCCGACAGTCATGCTATATCAAGATCCCGTCGACTGTACGATCAGAATCCGTCATACTACCCCACTAGTCAGGGCCCTCTACTGCCCCCATCGATCTCAAGTTCGATCCCCCGTCATCCCCTTTAACAAGTAAAATGGGCGTGCGGGCGGCCTCGGccccacaattttttttggtctTTATTAAATGCTCCTTAGGACATAAAGGTCAACCCGGCCCTCCACTTGCACTCCATCTTCCCTGCCTCCCCCCAAATTCCCCACTACCGACCCTAGCCCGACGCAAGCTCCCCAACCTCGCCTTCCCTCTCCACTACGAGCTCAACGACCGACGCCATGCCGCTCCAACACTTCTCCTGGCTCCGGCTACTGGTGGTCGCCCCCGCCCCGCCTTCAATGCGCTCGGCAAAGTCCAAACCCTTGCTGCCACCGACGGCTGCTCATTCCGCCCGCAATGCGCACGAGCCGGAGCACGCTGGCCCAACCAAGAACCACCTTCGTCGCGCCGATGCTGAAATGGATGCACGCCTTGGATACGCGCCGCTTCTAAAGCAagtcgctgccgccggcgtcgtccaggttgccgccgccgccttcgtcgAGCACGCCATCAACGCCTTCGTCcaccacaaaggtacttccaCGACTACCCCAGCGTCGATGGGCTCGTCAATTGGCCTTGCGGCGGCACTCAACATCGGGGGCACGCCGATGCGTGTGGATGGCCCCAATGTCGTAGCAGTCGCGGCAGTGGCAGCCTCAGTGGCATGTAGCTTCAATGCCATTTGCCACGGGCCAACTAGCTTGCGCGTGGTTGTTTGTATCGCCGGCCCATTCTTTTTGCAGGTCGATTCCAACGGATTTGCCATAGCACGAGCAGCAGATCTAGCCGCCGACGAGCGCATGGCCATCTATGCAAGCAGGAATGGACGCCAAGTTCGTCTTGCATACGTTGGTCATCCAGTTGACCTCACGAAGGATATCTCTTGCACAGGAGCTGTTGCAGGGGCGGTAGTCTTCGTCATACTCGAGGGCGCCCTGTTCTGGTACAACATCACCAACTAGGAAGGAAGGGGCGGGGTGTAGGCGTCGACGAACGTCTACTATATAAGCGTGAACTAATCCAGCAAGTTGTACGTAGTAACCCCTTAGTTATATTTGACCCCTTATATTGGGCAGCCTCTGTATATTTTGGCTACTACTTAACCTAAATGTATGCTACAATGTGTGTGGAATGCTATGATATGCATGTTAACACTATTTGCTGGGACCATTTGCTATCTCCAATCATGATCATTCAAATGTTACTTCATACATAAATCACTAAATCTGATCGTCACTTTCATGCAATAGCACATACAAAACACATGTCCAAACAAAGTAAAAAGTGCTCTCAGACAGAGACAGGACCACACATTACAACATGATAGGGACAGGAACCACTCAGCTACATCTTCTCAAAGAGGCAAAACAACACATCACCTAGAGTTAGGGCAACACTGAAGCATGCCACTGCAATCACTTTAACATCATCAATGCTCTTCTTGCCTTCTATCAGTTGACACATCAAGGCTTCTTTCTGCTTCTCTGCTTCAACATCTTGCTTTCTAACTCCTCTATCACCTAGTCTTGGAAAGCCAGCTCAATTTCTCGATTTATGAGCGCATCATACAACTCTTTGTTCTTGCACTTTTCTTCGTCCACCATTGAAGCAAGCAACCTATTTTGCTGCGCCAAAACAGCTCCCCTGTTTAAGCCCTGATCCTCCACCGGCCTCGCAGGGGCTACAACCTCATCATCAAACTCATGCTCAATAAGCCAGTCCGGATCAAAATAGTCGGCATTATACTTCATACAACGACAACAATACATGAGAAATCATTTGCATACAAAAATCCAGCTGGAATATGAAATCAATTCTTggatcaaaataaaataaactcACCTTGAGCTCAGTACCCACACTGCTACTACCATCCGAATCCCTGAGCCAGGAAAACATCGATGCGTCCCCGTCGTCCGTAAATCCAGTCCGCGGCATCCTTCTACACGCCAAATCAACCTCAATTTTGGGTATTCAGGTCAAACTAGGGTTCATGTGCACCGTAGATTTGGGGGAAATTCTAAACCTAAATCCGAAATTGAGGGGAATAAGGGGAGGCAAACGGAAGAGGGAATGGAAACAAGGGTTACCTCCTGCAGGCCGGAGTCGGATTCGCGGATGTCAGGTCTTGTCGGTCGTCGGGGACTCGGGGTACCTCCTCGTCGCACGGAATGGGCCTCGCGCAAGCAGCTTCGTCGGTGGACGAACGAACTAGCAAGGGCGGGCGGAGGCTGGGAACGGGTGCGGCTGAGAGCTTGGTGGGCGGCGAAGGGTTCCTTggccagcggcagctgcgttCATCAAGCTGAGCCGAGGCgatgagcggcggcggcggcggcggcggcgcgtggacTGGTTGTCGGGGTTTCAGGCACGAGCAGATAAGGGCAGATAGGACCAAGCCAACATGGCAAGTAAGGGGGTCCCACCTGCTCTCGTTTTCTGTTATGTGGGTCCCACACGGTGTCATTTGGTCTTAAGCTAACACAACAACAACGGTTAAAGTCGTCCCCACCTGTCAGTTTTGGCAAATTTGCACTTTGCCCTCTCCGGCCGCCCCCAACTCGGTTCTTGCGTTTTGCTTCACTCCTTACTATCGGGCAGAGCGATTCTTCACTCACGCGGTCGCTTTTGTGTTTGAAGTCGTTCATGAGCTCGGTATGAGCCATTAGCCCTATCACAAGGGCTCCATTTCAGCATATTGGCTTGAGGAAATCGGCTTCCGCAAGGAAATTTTACAGGGTTATAGCACAGTGGAGGAGTATGCTGATGCCCTGGGGAGGGGATCCCACAATGGAGGGGTCTCTGCAATATTTGACGAAATCCCCTACTTAAAGATCTTCCTTTCACAGTACTGTTAAGGTTTCACCATGGTTGGCCCAACATACAAGTTGGGAGTCTTTGGGTTTGTAAGTTCCTCTCGCCAGTTAAATTAAGCTTTTAGCTACTCTAGAATGAGCATGATTTAATTCCTGTTATATGTGTTAGGCTTTCCCCATAGGGTCACCGATGGTGCATGACGTATTCCAGGTCGATAAGGGCCAATGTGGAAAGCTCAGCTACAGCGACGTCAGCGATGATGCCTTTCTGTTGCAGATTGGCCTGGGCGACAACCCTAGCCTTGATCAACAACCCTGTCCGTGAATCCAGTAATGGCGATTCCTAGGGTGTCCATGAGAGCAGCCAAAATGCTGGGGACTTGGAACCTGGCCCGGTGCAGCAAAATGGCATGCATATTGGCTCTATGCCTGCACAACGCAATCAGATTGAGAAGATCGATCACTGTCTGAGTCTCTGAGATGAATCTACTAGGGATCCTCATGGGTGCTTCTCTTGCCACTGAAGCGTTGCTACATTCCACACCTTAGATTAATTAGATAGAGATCGTTTTCTTCTATGTTTTACATAGTAGACGTCATGTCCAGTTAGTGAGGTGCATATCTGTTCAGTTCGTAGACATTATGTCCAGTTAGTAGACATTATGTCCGGTTAGTGATGTGCATATTTGTCTCTTTAGATAGATATTACCTACATATGTTTCGTTCCCtctcctcaaaaaaaatatgtttcgTTCCCTAGCTCTGTAAATAGACAATAATGTCGTCTTTACGTGTAACATATATTGTTGctgattaattaatttccATAAGATCATGACAGTACAAATTATATTTGCTCGATCACCGGTCACCGCAAATCTAACAGTATGTATAGTTGTTATCAATTGACCAATCGAAATAGTTTCTGCCTTGGGGCTTCGATTTTAACGTTAACGTTCACACGGAGTAGGAAGGATCGAATACCAGACTATCAGTGAGCTTAGGTTTGGTCTCATTGAGAATATGGCATTGGTGCTACCGTGCTCGCGCTATCGGCCAAACCGTCGGGAAGACTGCAGGAAACTCCGATCCCCCCACCGGCCACGCCCCCTTACCATTGGCCGATAACTCGCGTGTTGCTACGTGGTGAAAATGAACATGCCTGTATTGTAGTATACACTAATGGAGTATGTTCCACGAcaaaggccggcggcgcgcttgtgtgtatatatatacgttAATATTACGCGAGACGTTCAAAGTGAACAAGGTAAATTTAATCAATCAACCGCGCCCATGGGGTGGCCAACAACAATCAGTCGCCTGCTGCTCGCATTCATCCTGCTTTCGAGCAGCACCGTGGTCGTTGCCGTCGCATCACCAGCCGTGCGGGTGCGGGTGGGCGTCGTGCCGGACCTGGCGAGCGGCGCCGGGAGGGAGAGACGCGCCTGCATTTCCAAGGCCCTCGAAGGCTTCTTCCTCGAGCACCCGAGCTACACCGCAAGGGTGGAGTTGCTCGTCAGGGATTCCCGCGGAGAGATCGTCACAGCGGCACAAGCTGGTAAGCTTCCCACGTCCCAACCATGATACTACTCCaaccgatcctaaattgttgtcgaaatattacatgtatctatctagacgttttttaagaatagatacatccatatttgggcaaatttgagtcaacaatttaggatatatacatcagtcTCTGAAATCTGCATATGCATCAAGTATGTAGCTCAATTCGCTTTTAAATTAACCCCATTGGCCGTAGCAGATGAGCGTATGTGGCGATATATTTAAGCGAGAATTTCCCTCGTGGGAGAAGCGTcgaaataaaatgaaatggaTTTTAATAGAATTTCATTTGCTTGAATTTAAATTCCATATTCAAAAATCacgtttgtctaccacatgaattaatttcagaaaaaatatGGCTTTTAGAGGAGAATTTAAGTTAATCATATTgtgattccatgaaatttcaaattaaaTTCTTGTACCCAATTTTgcgccaaccaaacaagttgagCCTTGGAATCCAAAATGAATTACAAAAATATTCTTTGCTCAATAATGGATGTCAAACGAGCTGTTACAATTAATCAAACTCTTAACAAAGAGTTGGCTCTATCTCAATCGCTTGATTTTTACGTAAAAATCTTAAATCTCGTTAACATATCAGAGCCGTTGGATTATTATTTGAACAACATATCACTCTCCTCTTTTCATCGTTCGTtccgaatcttaaagcacaaatTATATCCAATGGCTGAGAAATCAATttatttctaactaaaaatcatgtgacttagatatagcaaagctatttttcatactccctccgtccaacaaaggatgtctcaactttgatcaaatttgaatacatctatacactaagtcatgtctagatacacccaaattttgacaaacttgagacattttttgttggacgaagggagtacatgaAAACCCATTATCATGcttatctaaaaaaacatgactCCATATCTAAGTCGgtaaggggggggggggggacaaGAAGGTGGCGCCTGGGTGAGctcggcggaggaggcagcgcctgGGAGAGACAGTAAAGGGGGGACAAGGAGTAGGTTGAGTCTTTCCTATCCAAATTAATAATCGCAGCTTCGGTACGCATTCATGCGTATCTAGATAAATTTAGAATAATTAACTTGGATGGAAGTGAGTGGAAAAATATTGctgggaagaaaaagaaatgcatgTAATCGGACATAGGAGGAACCTGCAAGCCAACGAGTGCTCGTGCAAAATAAAAGTTGTTGTTTATTTATTATGAATTTATTGCTAATGCACGACCGTACGCGCGCGCGCGTTGGTCAGGGCGTATGTACACTAAGACCAAACACGAAGAGCAGACGGTGCatgtcacatgcatgcattgttaATGTATTAGtaaaatttgaaacttttaaaagtTACAGGTCTGAAACCGTATACTCGATTTTCGATCCGTTTTCACGGTTCATTTTGTCTCGATGAGATCTTTAAAACAAGATCCCCATATTGGTatgttttgacaaaaaaatcgTGTCAAAAGTTACCGCCCAATAATATATGAACTTATTACTTGATAGTAACAAACCGCAGATATATTCATTGGTCTTGTGTTGCCCGTACTCCTGGACTCCTTCCTGGTGCAGACTTCGATCTGGAAATTTGGAATTAGAGATGCGCATGTGTACGTGTGCACGTTCGTTGCATCTTCTCATCTTGGAGTTGGAAGCAACCACGTGCGTGTGCGTGTATGTAGGTAATTAAAGCAGcgattaaaaaataaaatcttatcTGGACGTGGGCCTCTGGCCTGGTTCCTGATTCGATCTGATCGATCGTGCAGTTGGCCGATCCTGGCGCTTCCCCTAGCTCGTGCAGCACAGGACTCGCAAAGGCTGGCCGCGGGTATCGAGTTTAGCGGTTTCCCTGTTCCTGATCGATTTCCTTCGTGGATGGAGCATGCATGGGGACGATTTGGCTTTGCGTGGGTTCGCTGCTGCCGGGATCTGGTGTCTTGCTGGTTGGATCGACTGCGTTCCGGCTGCCGGCGCTTCTGGTTCGCCACGCGCGGGCACCTAGCTGCGCTGCGTGCTTGTCGTTGGAGTTGCCCAAGAAATTGATGTATATTGAATCTGCATGTTTGTTGACGTTGTAGCCCGTAGTCGCCGGCACTGGCTACCGTGCTGTAGTCGATACTGCTACGCGAGTTGACGTAGCCGAAGAAGAGCTGGATGTAGTCGAACAATCTCGCCGGATAGCTTGTCTTCGTTCTTGATTTCATCAATTCGGCGAGCTGCCGACCGGTTGCCATGAGACCGCCGGAACCGTTAATCCAACACACGTCTTCTCCACACACGGCACCAATGACGAAGGGTTATTTCGGCATATCCAAACTAGACGGCTTTCAAGTAGTGAGAGCACGGGTGTGTCTTGGCGATTTCGTCGGCTAATAAGGACACAGGAGGACAAGATTTACTCAGATTCAgcgccctcggaaggtaatacccctagatactgcttgtctgatctgtatttgatggagagattacaagGTTGCCATGGAGGCGTGTATGAGAGATGAGATCTGTGAATCCGTCTTAGTCTGTCTGGCTCTGTTCtccccggctcctcctcttagTCCTTTACATAGGAGGCTAGATCTCGGACGTAGAGTCCGGATCGGTTACAATTAGAGATAAACCCTGATTTGGTTTCCTTAATTATCTGTTCTTATCTTGAGCCGCAAGCCAAGGTAGTTGGACTTCACAGATTCTAGTGGGCTTTCGAGTGGACCCTCTGTTAGGCCGTAGTAGGTATACCAAATGTGAGGACCCGAAGGGTCATTCCCTTGTCACCATCCTTGTTAATAACAAGTTACCACGTGataaattcataaaaaaatatatggttACTTATGCATTAAAGTTACCAACCAGATAAAATAGGAACTTACCGTTCCTGTTACTAACAAGTTATCACGTGAAAACTTCATACAAAATAGGATGATTACTTACTTATGTGTTGAAGTTACCAcccaataatatatgaagttgccgCCCTGTTAGTAATAAGTTAGCAAATGccaatttcataaaaaataggATGGTTACTTATGCATTAAAATTACCACCCAACAATTTACGAAACTGTCACTCTGTTAGTACCAAGTTACCGCATGCTTACGGTGGTAAGTTCTTTCAGAGTATGATGGTAACTTGTGCATTATCGCTTGGTAACacggaaaataaaaaatccgTCAAAAATATTTGAGTGGTATCTAGTTTTGAAACTCTCGTTGATACGAAGCCAATGGTAAAAACGGATTGTGAATCGTGCAAGCGGTTCGGGCTATAAAATATTTAAGTCTCAAAattagttagtacaaaatgcaTACATGACTCCAAGACAAAATTTTATCACTGATAAGCAcaaaatgcatgcatacaAGCATGGCTAATTAGCATCGCACATGATTTGCAAGCAGCCGTCAACCGTGCATCCAAGCCAAGGTTAACAATGCGATGCGTACAAATGATAGAATTATCTCCACCCTAAAAGCTACTCGACCAATGAAAACCGTGCGGCCGAGTGAACGGTCGTCTCCTTAATTTAGGATTTACTATTGGGCAAACTCCGTAACCGTCGACAACACcgacaaaaaagacaaaacaatCCACACAGACagcgggccggcggcgtgcCCACTCCTGACTCCTCCCACCATGCTATCTATCGCCTGCCGATCTACCACCCTCCGGGCATGGCCGCACACCCCCAGTTCCTTTATTGCCCTCGCGCCGCCATGGCTCCGGCCTCGCCGCGCCTAGTGTCGTCGAGGCCGCCTTGTCCGCCTTTGCCCACAAGGTTCCCTCTTCTGCCTCGGCGCCTCGCCCACCCGCAAGTCCCCAACCTGTTCTGTTCCCCGCGCCGTAGGTAGAAGAAGCTTGACGCAGCCCCTTGCCGGGTCCATGTACGCGGCACCGCCTCCACTGGCTCGCTTCAGATTCAGAGTGGTAGGGCCAAATGTTCCATTCGTTTCTGTCATCTCTGAAGCAAATGCAGCGAATAGTTCTCACTTCGATTTGAAACTTCAATTACCTATGCAACAGATTGACCAATTTTATCcgcaaaaacaacaacagattGACCAATTTGCTCGGCTAATTGTGTGATGCGTGTGATGAGCTCTGCAGCCGAAGACTTGATCAAGAATGCCCGAGTGCAAGCCATAATCTGGGACCATCAGACACTGACCGAAGCAGATCGCGTCACCCACCTGTGCCGCCGTAACCACATCCCCGTTCTCAACTTCTCCGGCATCTCTGCAACATCTTGTGCCTTCTGGCTAGAAAATCGTGCAAAATCTTCTAGAGGCCATGCCAAGATTGGATTTACACTTGGAAGTGACGCTATAACCTTCCTTAACCGGAATAGAAGAAACAGCAATAAACTAGATATGATAAAATCAGGCGACGACTGCAGAGGTGAGCCGATACTCAAGATTGTCGTGCCGAAGAAAGAAGGTTTCCAAGTTTTTGTGAATGGTACCATTGATCCGATTTCAGGGGAACAGAGTGTCACCGGCTACAGTATTGATATCTTCGTGGCTGCTATGGGGAAATTAAATCCTTCTCCGTGCTATAACTTTTCTATCTTCAGTGGTACTTATGATGAGATGGTAGGCAACGTGTCTTTGGGGGTGAGGCTTACTCTCACATACTTGTGTCTCATGCTTTCACGATGATTAACTTGTTAAcattttaaattcttgtccCTGAATAGCTTTTCATCTTGTACGATGATAAACAGGTGTATGATGGAGCAGTAGGTGATGTGACCATAAACGCAGACCGAGTGGCTATCACAGATTTTACAATGCCATACACACAGTCTGGCATTTCGATACTCACACTCGCCGTGGATGAACAAGAAACAATCCAGTGGACATTTATAAAGCCACTAGATAAGTGGCTTTGGCTTACTACcatactcttcttcttctgtacTGGCTTTGTTGTGTTGATGATTGAACTACCCAGAAATCAGGAGTACCAAGGATCCATTTTAAGACAGTGTAGCAATGCCCTCTACTTTGTTTTCTCCACTTTGACATTTTCTCATGGTCAGCACTTCGAGCTTAAACTTCCTTACAGCATTTGATGCCTTATTATTGGTTTGATTAGTTTCTTAACATAGTTCTGAAATAATGTAGTCACTTGGTTACTCTATTGACAGGTCAAAATGTAAGAAGCCCCTTGACAAAAGTTGTTGTCGTGATATGGTGCTTTGTACTGCTGATTCTAGTCCAGAGCTACACAGCAAGCTTCTCATCGATTTTGACCGTAAAGCGGCTCCATCCTTCGGTGACAGACCTTAACCAGCTCCGGCTCAATGGTGACTTTGTAGGATACCAACGTGATTCATTTGTGCGGTCCATCTTGATAAGCACAATATCAGTGAACGTGAGTTAAGGAACTATATGAATGAAGAAGAATATGCTGACGCGTTGAGGAAGGGGTCCAAGAAGGGGGGAGTGTCGGCTATCGTTGATGAGATCCCCTATTTAACTTCTTTCCTCTCCTACCCTCGTTATAAAAATGACTTTAGGGTGGTCGGGAGCATATACAAGACTCCTGGATTCGGTTTCATAAGATTCTCAACTTAATGACTTCGTATATTCATGATTTTCTCTTGCAGTGCTATGATTGcttacattttattttttatcttCAGGCATTTCGTCTAGGTTCTCCGCTTGTGCATAATCTTTCGAATGCCATCCTGAGCCTAGAAGGAGAGAATGTTGATGGCTTGAAAATCGAAGCGAAATGGTTTGGCACAGCTTCACCACGCATGGGTGCTAGCACGGTCACTGACACTGATTCTGCGCCTCTCACTTTACAAAGTTTTGCTGGTCTCTTCGTCATCACAGGATCTGTTTCAACTCTTATGCTACTGATAAGCATTGTGAGGTTGGCTTATACCAAGTGCACAGAGTTGAGAAGGGCCAACGTGGAAAGCGTCAGTCACAATGATGTTGGTGACGATTCCCGTCCCTTGCAAAATGGCATGTGTGACGACCCCAGCCCTGAGCAACCGTCCCTCCATGAAACCGACACCAGTGATTCCCATGGTGTCCATGGGAGTAGCCAAAATGCTGGGGACGAAGACCCTAGCCCAGTGCCTTGTAATGGCATCCACAGCGGCTCTGTGTCTGCAGAACATGTTCAGATTGAGATGAGCACTGCCTGAGATGAATCTGCTAGGGAAGCGGCAGATGCTCACTGCTGCTTCTCTTTCCACTTTTCTACCGAAGCGATGCTGTATTCCACACCTTAGGTTAGATAAGAATAGATTACTTTTTCCTCTTTTGCGTAGTAGAGATGTGTGTATTTGTTTGTTTAGATAGATATTACATAGAATGTGTTCCCTAACGCTGTTTGTAAATAGATAAATGATGCAGTCAGTAACATGCAACTTTGGTTGTTGCTGAttaattttcatatgatcAGGCCAGTAAAAATTATATTTGTTCACCGGAAATATAATGGtacttttattattatttgtaCCATCCCAATGGTGGCAGTAGTATACTAGTGTATGACCTTATATACGTGCTGATGGTTTTGGACTTTTGCTACCGGGAGATAAAAACTTGCTGCGATGAGAATGCTGAGTTGGGTTCTTGGTTGCTGGGCTGATCAGGTAAATGAGCCACTTTTGCAACAATCGATTACCATGAACCATGATGTCACATTAACACTTAACTGCTTCACATTTTCGTGTCGCCATTTTAGGTCTCGCTAATCTTCGTCTACCAGGAGCACACATGGTAAGCTAATGAAGGCACCAAGAACTGGAAATGGCAGATGTTCAAAGGATGATGCATCGAGTCTTTTGTGGAATGGCGATGGCGCATATCAGCCCCATGAAGCTGCAACAAAGGCTACTGCCATGCATGACTTCACTTTCGCAACTTCGCAAGCACACGTATGATGAATGCCTCCGGATGTTGCATTGCCAGAGGAAAGCTTTGACGCCCGAGTTTCAGAGCACCTTGTAGCTGCAGTTTCAGGTTCCAGAATCCAGCATTAGCAATCTGTGGAGATGTAGCTTTTTTTGTTGCTGCTGTGATGCACACTTCGGTTCTTATTTTTCAAAGGTGCCATGAAACAGTTGTGCAAACTTAGTGGTTTGTTTGTCcaatttgaaatatttttcaaatgtcaaaaggtttgaaaaacaaaatcacacGTGCATGTCCGCGTCTTTATAAGCCTATAATTTTCCATATACAAAATGTTCCACATCATGTATCAAAAAGGAATTTTAGAATTGGGCTTTTGGGGCAATAATACTTTTTTGCCCAGCATGCAAAAATGTTTTTAACCGGAAAATTCGCAAGCGCATAGACAACTCCGAACATTTTACATGTTTCATTAGTTTCGAAACTTTTGGACATTGCAAAACCCCCCTTCTCTTTGATTTAACCGAGAGGGCTAGTCTTGTCGGCTCTGTTGAAACTGAACTGAATCGTGTGTGCGTGCGCTAGTGGACCCTTTGCGGTCGCCATATCGATAGGATCCCTTGACACACCAATGCAATTTTTACGAATTTTTGTATGGTACTCCGTATAATAAATTTCACGACTCTTTGAGGAACAAACCCAAAGATTAGAGAGGAACCGATCCCGGGCGATAGGTTTAGGCGGAGATTTAAGAAAGGTGGCACACGGTTACCGGAGATTCTTTCTACGGGATTTTCTCAGAATGAAGCAACTTGGCAAGAAGATCCCCCGCACTGCCCGCCCAGGCAACTGGCGCCGCCGCGTGGAAAGCAGAGCACCTCGCGTCCCCGTCACGCCGCGCTCCACTCGTTCGATCTCCCCATTGGTGATCAACCGAGTCGCTAATGGTGGTTCCCctcaaaacagaaaaggagAACTCGCTAATGGAATCCCCTGCGTAACCCCGCCCCCGCCAATTTCGAGCTC
This is a stretch of genomic DNA from Brachypodium distachyon strain Bd21 chromosome 1, Brachypodium_distachyon_v3.0, whole genome shotgun sequence. It encodes these proteins:
- the LOC104582223 gene encoding formin-like protein 8, with translation MAHTELMNDFKHKSDRVSEESLCPIVRSEAKRKNRVGGGRRGQSANLPKLTVHAPPPPPPPLIASAQLDERSCRWPRNPSPPTKLSAAPVPSLRPPLLVRSSTDEAACARPIPCDEEVPRVPDDRQDLTSANPTPACRRRMPRTGFTDDGDASMFSWLRDSDGSSSVGTELKPLRGRWRIRA